In one Heteronotia binoei isolate CCM8104 ecotype False Entrance Well chromosome 1, APGP_CSIRO_Hbin_v1, whole genome shotgun sequence genomic region, the following are encoded:
- the FUT9 gene encoding 4-galactosyl-N-acetylglucosaminide 3-alpha-L-fucosyltransferase 9 isoform X2, with translation MRLFAVIDQIMTSSSKGIFRPFLVIFIVLGCFMACLLIYIKPTSSWISGPIESASSVLKMKSFFSTKSDYINETTILIWVWPFGQTFDLTLCPTFNIHGCHLTTDRTLYNRSHAVLIHHRDISWDLTNLPQQPRPPFQKWIWMNLESPTHTPQKSGIEHLFNLTLTYRRDSDIQVPYGFMMVSTSSILFEVPNKERLVCWVVSNWNPEHARVKYYNELSKYLEIHTYGQAFGDYVSDKNLIPTISTCKFYLSFENSIHKDYITEKLYNAFLAGSVPVVLGPPRENYENYIPADSFIHVEDFLSPRDLAEYLLMLDKNNKMYLSYFNWKKDFSVHLPRFWETHACLACDHVKRHQEYKSVGNLEKWFWN, from the coding sequence ATCAAATTATGACATCATCATCCAAAGGAATTTTCCGGCCATTTCTAGTTATCTTCATTGTGCTGGGATGTTTCATGGCATGTCTGCTTATTTACATCAAGCCAACAAGCAGCTGGATTTCTGGTCCTATCGAATCAGCCAGCTCTGTTCTCAAAATGAAGAGCTTTTTCTCCACTAAAAGTGATTACATTAATGAGACGACTATTCTGATCTGGGTATGGCCATTTGGTCAGACATTTGATCTCACACTCTGCCCAACATTTAACATCCATGGTTGCCATCTGACTACTGACCGGACATTATATAACCGATCTCATGCTGTACTTATTCATCACAGAGACATCAGTTGGGATCTAACTAATTTACCTCAGCAACCTAGGCCACCATTTCAGAAGTGGATCTGGATGAACTTAGAATCACCAACACACACTCCACAAAAGAGTGGAATTGAACATCTGTTCAATCTGACCCTCACTTATCGCCGTGATTCAGATATTCAAGTGCCTTATGGCTTCATGATGGTTAGCACAAGCTCCATTCTGTTTGAAGTCCCAAATAAGGAGAGGTTGGTGTGTTGGGTGGTGAGCAACTGGAACCCTGAGCACGCTAGAGTTAAGTATTACAATGAGTTGAGTAAATACCTTGAAATCCATACATACGGGCAAGCATTCGGAGATTATGTGAGTGATAAAAACTTGATCCCAACTATTTCTACTTGTAAGTTCTACCTTTCCTTTGAGAATTCTATACACAAAGACTACATTACTGAGAAACTTTACAATGCATTTCTAGCTGGGTCTGTGCCAGTTGTACTGGGTCCTCCAAGAGAAAACTATGAAAATTACATCCCAGCAGATTCTTTCATACACGTGGAGGATTTTCTGTCTCCAAGAGACCTTGCAGAATATCTTCTGATGCTtgacaaaaataacaaaatgtacCTTAGCTATTTCAACTGGAAAAAGGATTTTTCAGTGCACCTTCCTCGGTTCTGGGAAACCCATGCATGCCTTGCTTGTGATCACGTAAAAAGGCACCAGGAGTACAAGTCTGTCGGTAATTTAGAAAAATGGTTTTGGAAttaa
- the FUT9 gene encoding 4-galactosyl-N-acetylglucosaminide 3-alpha-L-fucosyltransferase 9 isoform X3, with protein sequence MTSSSKGIFRPFLVIFIVLGCFMACLLIYIKPTSSWISGPIESASSVLKMKSFFSTKSDYINETTILIWVWPFGQTFDLTLCPTFNIHGCHLTTDRTLYNRSHAVLIHHRDISWDLTNLPQQPRPPFQKWIWMNLESPTHTPQKSGIEHLFNLTLTYRRDSDIQVPYGFMMVSTSSILFEVPNKERLVCWVVSNWNPEHARVKYYNELSKYLEIHTYGQAFGDYVSDKNLIPTISTCKFYLSFENSIHKDYITEKLYNAFLAGSVPVVLGPPRENYENYIPADSFIHVEDFLSPRDLAEYLLMLDKNNKMYLSYFNWKKDFSVHLPRFWETHACLACDHVKRHQEYKSVGNLEKWFWN encoded by the coding sequence ATGACATCATCATCCAAAGGAATTTTCCGGCCATTTCTAGTTATCTTCATTGTGCTGGGATGTTTCATGGCATGTCTGCTTATTTACATCAAGCCAACAAGCAGCTGGATTTCTGGTCCTATCGAATCAGCCAGCTCTGTTCTCAAAATGAAGAGCTTTTTCTCCACTAAAAGTGATTACATTAATGAGACGACTATTCTGATCTGGGTATGGCCATTTGGTCAGACATTTGATCTCACACTCTGCCCAACATTTAACATCCATGGTTGCCATCTGACTACTGACCGGACATTATATAACCGATCTCATGCTGTACTTATTCATCACAGAGACATCAGTTGGGATCTAACTAATTTACCTCAGCAACCTAGGCCACCATTTCAGAAGTGGATCTGGATGAACTTAGAATCACCAACACACACTCCACAAAAGAGTGGAATTGAACATCTGTTCAATCTGACCCTCACTTATCGCCGTGATTCAGATATTCAAGTGCCTTATGGCTTCATGATGGTTAGCACAAGCTCCATTCTGTTTGAAGTCCCAAATAAGGAGAGGTTGGTGTGTTGGGTGGTGAGCAACTGGAACCCTGAGCACGCTAGAGTTAAGTATTACAATGAGTTGAGTAAATACCTTGAAATCCATACATACGGGCAAGCATTCGGAGATTATGTGAGTGATAAAAACTTGATCCCAACTATTTCTACTTGTAAGTTCTACCTTTCCTTTGAGAATTCTATACACAAAGACTACATTACTGAGAAACTTTACAATGCATTTCTAGCTGGGTCTGTGCCAGTTGTACTGGGTCCTCCAAGAGAAAACTATGAAAATTACATCCCAGCAGATTCTTTCATACACGTGGAGGATTTTCTGTCTCCAAGAGACCTTGCAGAATATCTTCTGATGCTtgacaaaaataacaaaatgtacCTTAGCTATTTCAACTGGAAAAAGGATTTTTCAGTGCACCTTCCTCGGTTCTGGGAAACCCATGCATGCCTTGCTTGTGATCACGTAAAAAGGCACCAGGAGTACAAGTCTGTCGGTAATTTAGAAAAATGGTTTTGGAAttaa